GCGGCATTCGCtcggagagatagagaggttACAacgaaaaaagaagaagaagggaggAATGGCGTCCAGACTACGCGCCCTGGAGGACGAGCTGAGCTGCCCCGTGTGCGGCCACATCCTGCGGGAGCCCGTGCTGCTCTCCTGCAGGCACCGCTTCTGCAAGGTCTGCCTGGAGGGCAGCTGGGGTCCCAACGGCGAGCCCCGGGACTGCCCCCTGTGCTGCCGGCGCTCCTCCCTGGAGCAGCTCCTGGTCAGCCCCGTCCTGGAGAGGGCGTGCGAGTCGCTCCGCTCGGAGAAGAGGCGGCGGGACCCCCTGGCCTGCGGGGAGCACGGCGAACGCCTCGCCCTGTTCTGCCTGGAGGACCTGCTCCCCGTCTGCGACCTGTGCCGCACCTCCCCGAACCACAGCACCCACAACCTCTACTCCCTGGAGGACGCTGCGCAGGACTGTAAGGTAAGTTGGAGGCGTTGGAGGCAAaggaggaccccccccccccccatcgcgcTCTCTCGCAAGCGTGAAATCGTCACCCTCCGCTTACGGGCCGTCCTTTCCACCGACATCCCTTTTGATCTTGCCCAGGGACGATCCCAATCGTTTCACCCAACCTGACCCCCCTGCGTGGCGCAGTGTCCGTTTTCCAACGGGAGCGAAGGTAAGTGGTGTGTTGGGtgtcaggctctctctctctctctcctccgcatCAAGTTCAAATTCAGCTGTTGTCACGGAGCACCCGTCCAACCCCTGCGGGGGGGAAAACGCGAAACGCGAGTGCCGAATCACAGCGGCCCTGTTCTCTGGCTCCTGGGCCGTGGCAGTTATTTATGGGTTTCTTGGCTGGGTTTATCACGGCTCTAATAATAGGTTTATACGCATGGGAGGATGGGGCGGTGGATCGGCTGAAACCTGAGCCCCCGGGATTTTGTTCTcgcttaaccccccccccccaccccgagcccGTCCCCCCAGTGACCTGCAGGTCAGGGCAGGACCGCGCCCTACATCCATCGACGCACACACATCTACCACTCGtcggtaaaaacaaaaaaccgtTTCCTTATTTCCAGAGCAgtgagcgggtgggggggggggggtaagccCGTTGGCTTTGGGACAGGATAGGAGGAACCCTCTCCTCCACGTGAAATGTGTCGAATGGGGAGTACTAACAGATGGCTCTGCAATAAGACtcgtgtgcttttttttttttccacggtgCTGCAATAAgacttttctgctttttttttccccccaggagGAACTCAAGAACGCTCTGATACCCCTGCAGGAGAACCTGAACCTGTTTGAGAAAGCCAAGCTCAACTGCGATCAGATGGCAGAGCACATTAAGGTATCACCATGCGGCGCGTGGTTTTAAATTGAGTCCGACGGTCAAGCAGAAAGGTTCGTTTCTCCCATAAagtccctctgtgtctctcccccccctggGTAGAGCCAGGCCGTGCACACGGAGAGACAGATACAGGAAGAGTTCGAGAAGCTCCACCAGTTCCTtcgagaggaagaggaggcccgGATCGCCAGCCTGAAGGAcgaagaggagcagaagagcGAGCTGATCAAGGACAAGATCGAGGGAATGGACGGAGAGATCTCTTACATAGCCGACTCAATCAGAGCCATAAAGCAGGAGATGAGATCTGAAGACATTGCATTCCTGCAGGTAATTCAGTGATCCCATGCTTCCCATGAAGTTGGCAAGAGCGGAGAGGAGTGTGGTGGGGGGAGTGCACTACAGGCCTGGTCATGATCCCCAACAATGACCGCAattatatacaaaataaattacacttAAGTGATACAAGGCCACACCAGAGAACACAGCATTGTTCaacacacctgtcaatcaccttttttttttttaagcatagaCAGACGTACAAAGATGTACTCGTACTCTACCTGCTAGATCTCATCGTTAGCTAGGTAGCGGCCACTCCAGGCTATAGTCGGCAGTCTAGCCAACCTGGTCCAATAGGAGCCGATGAAACCATTTTCACCTAACCTTTATACCAATACACACAGGTTGTGTCTGTTTTGGTTAGGGTTACACTTATACGATTCATTAGCGATGTTTATACATGACATCATTTGAACCTCTTTTAAACATCCTTATGAAAGCTAGACGGCTTTTATGGTTCAGAGTTGCGGCTCAActccacggggggggggggggctccgacCCCAGGTTTTCGCTCCAcccctaacaaaacacacctgattctgctaattagcagctcaacaagatctccagcggttgaatgaggtgtgctttgatatggctggagtgaaaacctgcaggacagtcgATTGTGTGCTTTGATatggctggagtgaaaacctgcaggacagtcgATTTCCACGAAGGGGTCAGACAGCACACTGCCATAGGGCAGTAATAAATTAAGGCAGGAGGCTGAAATGTTTGCGCTCATTCACATAAGGTGTCTTTCCTTTGCCTTCCAGAACTACAGGGCCACTATAAAGAGGTATGTcacttcctcctgctcttctctgAAAGAACTCCTTTATATAAAGATGGGCTCCTGAATCAAATCCCATATGGCAGTCCATTCCTGACTCTAACCTGTACATCGCCACTGACTCCTGAATGTTCATGCAGAACCTGGAGCACAATGAAGGATCCAGAGATGGTTTCAGGAGCGCTGATCgatgtggccaaacacctgggcaacCTGAGGTTCAACATCTGGGAGAAGATGCGAGAAGTTGTCTATTACAGTGAGTGCAGTGTGGCAGAGACGACAAAGTCATGAGATTCAGCAGGCTTACAACCCAACAACCATGTGTTGAACGTGTATGTACAAGTAAGGCTTGCAGTGGTCGCTTCCCTTTGGGGACCAGTTTCTGTAAACCaacccaaaattatttttggatgcACCATCCACAGCTTGGGGTGCATTTGGGGCGCATTCAAGCCCTAGTCTTGGGGCTTGAATATCCACCAGGACGGCATTTCTATTTCCAGCTTGAGCAGTTCCTGCTCATGTGACCTACTGGCGGTATTCTACGGACAACACCCAACTGGAAGCTGCAGAAATACAACAGATTAAGAATTCACATTCCAcattcactgaaaatgtatgttattaTACATTGGCTGTTGCTATAGTCCTGAAAGGTGGTAAGGCAGCAAAGAGATCTGGTAGGTCGACAAAGTCTGTAGTAATGCTATTCAGATTTTTGGATGTTGCCTATAGCAATACTgctataatgttttttttttttaatgaacccCTCTTAACCAGCTAACAGTTAGCTGGCCATGGTAGGGCTATATAGCGGCTTATCCAGCTGGCCAAGCAGtctggctagctaactaacaGTTGTCCAGGCTAGCAAGAAATCTCAGGTTAACAGGGAGATCCACAATCCTATTCGTAAGCAATCTTATGCAAGTAAACTGGTTCACATAAACAAACGAATGGTTAATAGACAATAGTTCTACAATATCATCAAAGGTAAACAGGATAGCTGTAAACTTGTAATCGTACTATAttctgaacatgagaaaaggcAGCAGATATGGTCTAtggcaggggtgtccaatcttatccaaaaagggccagtgtgaatgcaggtttttattttagcccagcactaccaCACCCAATTCAACAAATTAATCAGGGTCTTCAACCAAAACCCTGATAAGCAGAATCAGGCATCTTGGTGCTTAAACAAACAACCTACACCCAACACCACCCTGTTTTTGGTCAGATTGGACACAACTGCTCTGGGGGGTGCTGCTATGGCTACCCTGAtccatcttcctcctcttcctcctctccccccccccccccccccccccccccccgccgccctccGTAGCTCCAGTGACTGTGGACCCCAACACTGCCGCAAGCTGCTTCCTGGTGTCGGAGGACCTGACGACGGTGCAGTGCTACAAGGAGAGGTTCGATCTGCCCGACAACCCGGAGCGCTTCGACATCAGCGCGGAGATGCTGGGCGCCGAGGGCTTCTGCTCCGGGCGGCACAGCTGGGAGGTGGACGTGCGGGACAACACCTACTGGGTGATCGGCGTGGCCCGGGACTCCATCGACAGGAAGGGGAAGCACATCCTGACGCCGGCCGAGGGCTTCTGGACCATCCGGCTGCGCAACGGCGAGTACAAGGCCTGCTCGGCGCCCTGGACCCCGCTGAACATGAGCCGCGAGCCGGACGCGATCCGGGTCACGCTGGACATGGACAGGGGGAAGGTGACCTTCCACGACCCCCGGGTGAGGACGGCCCTCTACACCTTCACGGACATCCTGAGCCCCCGGGTGCTCCCGTACTTCTGCACCGCCTGCAAGCTCTACCCGCTCAGGATCCTGCCCAGGCGGCTGTCCGTCACGCCCGAATACTACCACGGGTGAAACGGGCCTTTGCCCCCTAACACGAACAGTGCAGGAACTCTCCCCCACCGCCgcacgccgccccccccccccctccccaccccaccgtGTGACCAGCCAATCCCGCAGCCATGCGTTTTCAGTCCAGCCGTGAGCAGGACGGTAGACAAAACCAAAGTCTAATGCTGCTTCTGTGTCAACAAGACTGTGTAAATCTAGCATGGACTTCTAGCATTGAAACAGACCTCTGTAAACAGGTCGGATTGCTTACTGAGCCCAGCCTGTAGGCCCAACGCTTTGATTTTAATGTCTCTCAAAATACAGAGAGGCTCGCAAAAAACCCTAGTAGTATGTAGgaacctttttaaaataaaaccgtAAAAAACTGGCAAATCCACATaatgtaaattgtatttttgaaagcagGAAAAACCAAGCAATGGTGCCGATTACGAAACACACCAGAAGAGAATCAAACCTCAGAATCTAGAAACAGAATCCAGTCTTCAGCAAGGGTTACCAGGAGCTGTCCCTCAGGAATTGTTTCACTCGTTTTTCGTTCAGGTCCACAGAAAAGCGCCACAGCAGACATAGTAGTACACTCCAGCCTGTTGGCTTGATTTAACATAAACCATTTCAAAGAAACTCCCATgccttccacccccccacaccccaccattTTCTCGCCAATTGTGCTTCTCAGCTGTACATTGTACATAACATATTAAACGCAATATATCCTCCACTGCCTATGTACAATTCACTATGTACAATGTACAAGCACCAAACCCTAAGTGGACAAATATACTCTATTTGGGAGGGCGAGACAGTACTCCACTCACAAcattaataacaaataaaaaaaaaaaagctttattttttcaattgcaTATTTTATCTGCCTCTCAATCAGCAGAAATATTATCTTAAATATTGCACCACTTTAAAACTTTACCTTGACATTGTGGTTGGCAGTTCATCCTAACACTGATGTAACATTTACAGATCTGACAACAGTGGGGCTCTATTGACCTTGGCAGTCAaggctgtacatacacactacagAAATAGTTGTTCTGTTGGATGAACCAAATATATGATTTTATGtgctataaaaaaaacccaaaatctCTACTCTGGAGCTGCTGCTCACAGGAAGTTTTATAATGCCGTTTCATAACTGCAGCCCACTAAGGTTAGCCCTGAAAATGCACCCACAGAGTTTACACTAACAGGGCTACAAGGCACATTGTGTGTGACACTTtgtctgcttgtctgtgtgtgtgtgtgagtgagtgtgtgtgtgtgtgtgtgtgcgtgagtgtgagtgtgcgtgtgtgtctgtgtgtgtgcgtgtctgtgtgtgtgagtgtgtgcgcgtgtgcgtgtgcgagtgtgtctgtgtgtgtgcatgactgtgagtgtgtgtgtgtgtgtgtgtgcgcgcgtgtgagtgagtgtgtgtgtgtgcgtctgtgcgtgtgcgtatgtgttgaGCGCGGGTGTTCAAGAgcacgtgtgcacgtgcgtgaagcagcatgtgtgtatttttctgagCACATGATGGCCATGTTGTGCTGGTAACATTCCAATGCGCTCATCATCGTTAAAacccacaaataaaaacagcttttcGGTTCCTtcaaatccaggttcagaagtCTGACATTTTTAAGCAAGTGCttcccacaaccccacccccccacccccccacttaCGTCCGActacctccctcccacccagccgcccactttttttttttttaagtcggACTTTTCTCAGCAGCCAGGTTTGAGGTCATCAGCGTGCACCTCACAAACTCAACCCTGATTCTGATTTTGATTCTCAAAATTCAGCCGCAGCACAGGGATATCACTCCCAATGAAAGGGCAACAGTAAGAGCGCTAACCTACACTACCGACCGGTCGCCTTTCACACACGCCCTTAAGAGGCCTCGTCGTCCCTATGGAaactctggagagagagagagagagagagagagaggggagtgttGACggggtgtgtcagtctgtccaccctccccccgtcagtcggtctgtctgtctcataGAGACATCCTGCCCTCCACTATAGTGGTATACAACTCCTCATTCACCCTTTCGTAATGCCCAGCACGGGAGTTCAGGAAGTAGATCCGGTCACTTGTGAGACGTGGATTGTATCCCTCCCTCTGTAGCCTGGTCTTCAAAATTTTGAAGGTGCCtgagacaaggggggggggggggagaaggagattCCGACAAACTGATAATATGTTTgtagctacacacagaacaataGAAGgcacaacacaaaatgtaattatcataAACTTATATAGTGTTATTACCGCATAGCACGTCGATTGCATTGATTGGCTGGGCAGCCTTACCTGTGGTGTCCATCTGTGGGGAGATGCGGAGGAAGACGGGACGGGCGTAAGGGGGCAGGACCTTCTGAGCCTCCCGGAGGAAGGTGGCACAGTCGAACTGCCCCGTCCTGTCTGTAATGGACGCCATCCCCGCCTTGCCCTCCACGCCTGCCAGCCAAACAGGGAGTCAGAGACCAGAGAGATCAGCGCCTTACTGGCACAGCAAACACATAAGGGTTTTATATTGTACCATGCAATTATATTACCCCCTCACCTGGTACaggtactctctctctcacctggtaCATGTTCTCTCATCTGGTACAGgtactctctctttccctctctaaTTTTCCATAGGTACACTGTCTTCGTATTTCAACTGGTATAggtacactctctctctctctcacctggcaCAGGTACAGTACTCTCATTCAGCTGGCACAGGTacagtactctctctctcacctggtgTAGGtacactctctgtctcacctgGTGTAGGTACACAGTCTCTCTCGCACCTGGTACAggtacactctctctctctctctctctctctctctctctcacacctggCACAggtacactctctctcacctggtacaggtacagcactctctctcacctggtacaggtacagcactctctctcacctggtACAGGTACAGTACTCTCCTCTCACCTGGTACAGCCACTCCATACACGGCCACGTCAGCCTGCCCCAGCAGTGTGCTGAGGGTCCCCTCTACCTCCGTGGTGGAGACGTTCTCCCCCCTCCAGCGAAACGTGTCCCCACTGCGATCCCGGAAGTACATGTACCCCAACTCGTCCATCACCAGAACGTCgcctgagagagggaaaggagatcagagagggtgggaggagccagggaATCACCTTCACTCTGTGGATGCGTCACCACTGCAAAAGACCAGCCGCTGCAGCGGACAgggggggagtttggggaggaggggggcgtaCCTGACAGGTAGGCGGAGTCTCCCTTCTTGAAGACGTCGTGGGCGATCTTTTTGTTGGTGGCATCCTGATTGGCGTAGCCGTCGAAACGCCGCAGGGGGTCCTGCTGGTTAATCCGGCCCACCAGCAGCCCCGGCTCCCCTGGGGGGGGGTACATGAACCGCAGTGGAGTGGGTTTGGGTGCCCCTGGTTcagtggggtgggtgtggttgtgcctgtcagtgggtgggtgtggtttggtGCCTGGTTCAGTGGAGGTGTGGTTTGTGCCTCTGGTCAGTGGGTGGGTGGTTTGGTGCctctggtgtggtgtggtggtgctTGGTTCAGTGGGGTGTGGTTTTGGTGCCTCTGGTTcagtggggtgggtgtggttttggTGCCTCTGGTTcagtggggtgggtgtggttttggTGCCTTTGGTTcagtggggtgggtgtggtttgtgCTTTGGGTTAGGGTGGTGGATTGGTGCCGGTCAGGGTGGTGGGTTTGGTACCTGTTCAGTGGGGGGTGTTTGGTGCTTGGTCAGTGGGTGGGGTACATGGTTAAATTCGGGCTGCAGGTTACTCACCAGGCCGACAGGggacacacagcccccccccgtcccgtacCAGTGCCATGGTCTCCTCGTCCACCTTCACCAGACGGATGGGGTACACGTTGGGCAGGATCCGGCTGTTGAACCCACACGCCCCCACCTAGAAAGAGCGGGTGGagacactcacaaacacactcctaCCTGAGAATGGGGCGGGTACCACTGCAAAAAACACACCCCTACCTGAGAATGGGGAGGGTACCACTGCAAAAAACACACCCCCACCTGAGAATGGGGAGGGTACCACTGCAAAAAACACACCCCTACCTGAGAATGGGGAGGGTAccactgcaaaacacacacccccatctgAGAATGGGGACCCTCAAAAAACACCCCTACCTGAGAATGGGGAGGGTACCActgcaaaaaacacacacccctaTCTGAGAATGGGGAGGGTACTACTGCAAAAAACACACCCCCATCTCAGAAAGGGGGTGGGGAAAACTACACCCACATCCCTACCACATACAGCACTGGAACTACAAAGCAAACCCTCACATTTTATCTCACAGGCTCAGGGCTTGAACAGTGTTTTATTACAGTGGCTTCTAGCATCGAGGAGTGTAACCTCCGCCATTTTGCGAGGGGAAGCTGAGCCACGCCCCCGCGCCCTGCCcacaacccgcccccccccaaagagTCTCCACCTTCAGCGGCGGCTCCGCCTACGTCCCGGGTGCAGACCCCGCCCACCTTGCCGTCCATGTTGGCGATGCTGCAGTTGCACTCGGTGGCCCCGTAGAACTCCCCGACCCGCGCGACCCGGAAGCGCTCGGTGAAGGCCTCCCACACGCTGGGGCGGAGCCCGTTCCCCACCGCCAGCCGCACCCGGTGGCCCTGCTCCGCGGGACGCACCGGCTGGGACAGCAGGTACCGGCAGATCTCCCCAATGTACTGCACCACCTGCGCAAGCGTGGAGCGGgtttggggagagaggggggcaaggggggacaagggggggggggcgaaggggggAACAAGGGGGGGGCGCAAGGGGGGGGCAcaaggggggggcgaggggggacgaggggggggcgaggggggacgagggaggggggggatggggtagAGAAATGGGAGGAGAATAGAAATGGGTGAATTAGGATAAGGACCTGTTTAGACTGCAAACCTTtcagcacatgcaaaactaatGACACAACCAATGACTGacgcaaaacaaataccatgaccaatcggTCATTGGTCATGTTTATTCGTTTTGCTCGTGCTAAGACAGGCTGTCCCCTCATTAAGCTGTATGCCATTGGCTCTTTGACCCATCACTCACTGTGCAGTTGTGCTTTATGCAGTCTTCCCAGAAGCGACTGGCTGAGAACTTCTTTTTCACCACAACTGTTAGACCATTAATCAGGCACTGACCCACCCCCATGATattacctggggggggggggggcaaagagagagagcaaaaggcAGGGTGAGAACAAGAATGCAGGCACagattttcacatgaaaataaactgaaagtCAAATTTGCATAAACTAAATAATATGGAAAGAAGCATAAAGAAGCGTTTGCATAGGAGCAGGAATCACACAGACGAACAGGCACAAGGGCACagattacagcacacacacacgcgcacacacacacacacacacacacacacacacacacacacacacacacacacacagacacaaacacacaccgacacacacacacacagacagacacacacacctgcagagtgGTAAAGGGGCAGGCAGTCGTAGATGATGTCATCGGGACGCATGCCGAAGGCGTGGTAGCCGAAAGCAGCGATGCGGTAGTACCTGGAGACAGAGCATTAcaaggaggtcagaggtcgccaCGGAGATTAGAGAATTTGAGACCCTTCTAGAGCTATACTAACTGTACAGCAAAACATGTCCATACCCATAGGCTGGACCCAGGACAGCGAAGGAAGGGTGTTGGTGAAATACTCAGGTAAGTCACTGGTCTTGTGTCCTTGAGCTAAGCCCATGACCATAAGCACATAATGCTAGcctatacatacatatatatatatatatacagtgagctccataatgtttgggacaattaAATTTCTTTCTTGgcttggctctgtactccacaattttacaatTCGAAATCACACTATTCACATGTGgtaaaagtgcagattctcagcttctatgaaagggtattttttgaaatacattttggtttcaccatatagaaaatacagcactttttataatcTAGCCTCTCCCATTTCAGAAATCTGCAATATCAATGACTATATTGTGACATCAGCTGATGTTCCAGTTGTAAACATGTTGCTAATTATAAGCTGCTGCCAGTTTAAAGGGACAGGATTccttctggtgttttttttaataagagcTTTAAACCAAACACCAGGAAATGCCCCTAAACCAGCCGTTGTGAAAAACCGGCATATCAGAAACTTCTGCatgtaaaatatccttcatcacacacaaaaaaacagactgggGCCCATTGAAACATTGAgcgaaaaaaaatgaaacgatATCTTGAAAAACAAACCATGAAAGTGAACCACCCTTTTATCAACAACTATACTGAGGGACTGCGAGGGACTGCACCACTATGGCTCACGTTGGGACACACTCACCGGCTGTGGACCACAATGGCAGCTTTCGGAAGTCCCGTGGTGCCAGAGGTGTAAATATAGAACAGGCGATCTGtagagatggaggggggagagagagagagagaggtggagctgaagaaagaagagagagacgCCCTCACCCGCTCATCCAACAGAGCGAACAGGCGGTGTCACAAAGGGGAACTAGTCACCCATATACACACTACCCACATGCACAAAACAACCGCACTGccagaaagggggagagagaggcagacagagagagggagagggagggagggagaggttgaatgagagagagagagagagataaacatgTAGGGGAAAGGTTACATACCATTCGAGTCTGGCCACTGGTGAACAAGTGATTGAGTGAAatagagaaaggaagagggatGAACCATGTTTGCTCTTTAAACAGATCTGTTCACTCACATCTGTGAACACCATGAGCCTTCTGTTTTTCACAGTGAggtttttcatattaaaatgcagCCTATGAAATGAAGACTAAATGGAAAGAGGgatgaaggagggagagatgagactatcagagagagagagacagccgcTCCAGTTCTGAGATTCCAGTGTCATGGGGCCCTCCAGCTTAGTGTCAGTCGTTACACATGCCACCTTAATCACCCAAACACACTAAGCTTGTGAACGCTGGGACACCGTGACCCAGAgagatgtgtttgtttgtgtgtgtgtgtgtgtgtgtgtgtgtgtgtgcgtgtgcatgattCAGCAGCTCTGTTTGGGCCTTGCTAAGTCAAAGTGACCTCAGAGACCCAGAGACAGTGTGAAGAAGGTCGCCTGTCAGTCCTGTTACTGCGTGAAACAATAACTAACCACCCTTTTTCCTGATAGAGCTACAGAGGCAGCCAGTGATAACATAGACAtcaacagagaaaaagagagatgcCAAACAGCACTGGTCAATACTACAGGAGTGCGTGAAAGTGTGAAACAGTTATGCATcatgggtttgggggggggggggggcggtggtggcaCAGGTAGCAGTACTCTTACCGTTGAAGCCCTTTCGGAGGGTACAGGGAGGGGGCAGCCGGGGGGACGAGGCCAGGAGGGGGTCCAGGGGGAGGGCGGACAGGGAGGCGAGGCGATCTGGGCTCAGCTCCCCCGAGCAGAAGCGCACCATGGACTGACTGAGAGACGCACTCACCTCCAGCACggctggggagagagggagcggagggcggagagagagagaaaatgaagaaacaaaagaaacgGGGGAAGAAGGGGATGGGTGAAAAGAGAGGTGGGAACACACcgtgagagagacaggtggTCCAGCTTCGTTCTTTTGCGCTCACGCCTGTGTTCGTACAGCATTTTGCGCCATTGGCAGGCACAGACGAAACACTGACATAGTCagagcactgacacacataGAGAACCGACGTACACTGATGTACTGATGAACACACCGCACGCTTACATTAATGAGCGACAAAACTAGCACACACTTGCCACACTTTGTATTACACATAGTTGAGTGCGTTATGTGCAAGATAACATCACTGCCTCGTGCCTACCCCAACATCCACTCACCATCCGCAAGCTCCGCCCCAAACACCAGCCCCCGTGAGCCCGACACGCCCACGCAGTGCATGAGCGAATCGCGGCGCAGGTTGAAGTTGATGAGCGCCGCCTCCACGCCCACCTTGGCCAGGCCCAGCCAGAGGGCCACCACCTGGGGGCGGCTCTCCATGAAGACGGCCACCACGTCGCCCGCGGCCCAGCCCTGGCCCAGCGCCCAGTGGGCCACCGCGTTGGACAGCTGGTCCAGCTGGGAGAAGCTCCAGGTCTCCCCCGTGGCCTCGTACACCAGTGCCGGCTTGTCGGGGTGCAGCGCCACCGTCTGGGC
This genomic window from Anguilla rostrata isolate EN2019 chromosome 17, ASM1855537v3, whole genome shotgun sequence contains:
- the trim35-13 gene encoding E3 ubiquitin-protein ligase TRIM35 isoform X2 encodes the protein MGLEQGDGMEAVCPSSLEDEPSCGACGEVFAEPVVLSCVCCGRSFCGACLLRRWERSGSQDCPLCDGEPGSTACAEHGRRLALFCLEDLRPVCAACPGAARHSGHRVYPLKEAAHDCKEELKNALIPLQENLNLFEKAKLNCDQMAEHIKSQAVHTERQIQEEFEKLHQFLREEEEARIASLKDEEEQKSELIKDKIEGMDGEISYIADSIRAIKQEMRSEDIAFLQNYRATIKRTWSTMKDPEMVSGALIDVAKHLGNLRFNIWEKMREVVYYTPVTVDPNTAASCFLVSEDLTTVQCYKERFDLPDNPERFDISAEMLGAEGFCSGRHSWEVDVRDNTYWVIGVARDSIDRKGKHILTPAEGFWTIRLRNGEYKACSAPWTPLNMSREPDAIRVTLDMDRGKVTFHDPRVRTALYTFTDILSPRVLPYFCTACKLYPLRILPRRLSVTPEYYHG
- the slc27a1a gene encoding long-chain fatty acid transport protein 1a isoform X2 — translated: MLWSALPRETLNGGAAPRQAGTGVRGHGGDLELLPAGPAVQRGGPLGAGPGLGRGRRGGRLHGEPPPGGGPLAGPGQAVLEVSASLSQSMVRFCSGELSPDRLASLSALPLDPLLASSPRLPPPCTLRKGFNDRLFYIYTSGTTGLPKAAIVVHSRYYRIAAFGYHAFGMRPDDIIYDCLPLYHSAGNIMGVGQCLINGLTVVVKKKFSASRFWEDCIKHNCTVVQYIGEICRYLLSQPVRPAEQGHRVRLAVGNGLRPSVWEAFTERFRVARVGEFYGATECNCSIANMDGKVGACGFNSRILPNVYPIRLVKVDEETMALVRDGGGLCVPCRPGEPGLLVGRINQQDPLRRFDGYANQDATNKKIAHDVFKKGDSAYLSGDVLVMDELGYMYFRDRSGDTFRWRGENVSTTEVEGTLSTLLGQADVAVYGVAVPGVEGKAGMASITDRTGQFDCATFLREAQKVLPPYARPVFLRISPQMDTTGTFKILKTRLQREGYNPRLTSDRIYFLNSRAGHYERVNEELYTTIVEGRMSL
- the trim35-13 gene encoding zinc-binding protein A33 isoform X1; this translates as MASRLRALEDELSCPVCGHILREPVLLSCRHRFCKVCLEGSWGPNGEPRDCPLCCRRSSLEQLLVSPVLERACESLRSEKRRRDPLACGEHGERLALFCLEDLLPVCDLCRTSPNHSTHNLYSLEDAAQDCKEELKNALIPLQENLNLFEKAKLNCDQMAEHIKSQAVHTERQIQEEFEKLHQFLREEEEARIASLKDEEEQKSELIKDKIEGMDGEISYIADSIRAIKQEMRSEDIAFLQNYRATIKRTWSTMKDPEMVSGALIDVAKHLGNLRFNIWEKMREVVYYTPVTVDPNTAASCFLVSEDLTTVQCYKERFDLPDNPERFDISAEMLGAEGFCSGRHSWEVDVRDNTYWVIGVARDSIDRKGKHILTPAEGFWTIRLRNGEYKACSAPWTPLNMSREPDAIRVTLDMDRGKVTFHDPRVRTALYTFTDILSPRVLPYFCTACKLYPLRILPRRLSVTPEYYHG
- the slc27a1a gene encoding long-chain fatty acid transport protein 1a isoform X1, whose translation is MRGAASVSASFGSLSLLRLFGLPWSWSLAACLGVYLGTGGWRFLYVVVRTAKRDLNGLYVLLRVKLALHRHMRKSSTIPSIFAQTVALHPDKPALVYEATGETWSFSQLDQLSNAVAHWALGQGWAAGDVVAVFMESRPQVVALWLGLAKVGVEAALINFNLRRDSLMHCVGVSGSRGLVFGAELADAVLEVSASLSQSMVRFCSGELSPDRLASLSALPLDPLLASSPRLPPPCTLRKGFNDRLFYIYTSGTTGLPKAAIVVHSRYYRIAAFGYHAFGMRPDDIIYDCLPLYHSAGNIMGVGQCLINGLTVVVKKKFSASRFWEDCIKHNCTVVQYIGEICRYLLSQPVRPAEQGHRVRLAVGNGLRPSVWEAFTERFRVARVGEFYGATECNCSIANMDGKVGACGFNSRILPNVYPIRLVKVDEETMALVRDGGGLCVPCRPGEPGLLVGRINQQDPLRRFDGYANQDATNKKIAHDVFKKGDSAYLSGDVLVMDELGYMYFRDRSGDTFRWRGENVSTTEVEGTLSTLLGQADVAVYGVAVPGVEGKAGMASITDRTGQFDCATFLREAQKVLPPYARPVFLRISPQMDTTGTFKILKTRLQREGYNPRLTSDRIYFLNSRAGHYERVNEELYTTIVEGRMSL